A stretch of the Jeotgalibacillus haloalkalitolerans genome encodes the following:
- a CDS encoding ArsR/SmtB family transcription factor — protein sequence METLKMTGRPRETYEVQLTYSLLWECALGIAAITNSKLLKTLEKPEKDWNRLRESLSEELQSQLNFVEKNNTWKSLLQILHQKEFEDLDDYISYIEKLDEVELRFMCLPITGRNDQRLRQSAAQGDRDAVQSLMIASDYNPFFPQYIEFISQHDASLLKKHLVRVITLWFKEVVTLDAIEREEILKRDFDSKQTLKQKLTSEELVQVATGGISYIPEPSVHTVLLIPQYIYRPWSIEADIEGVKVFYYPVSNESVSPGDRYTPDQFLVLKHKALGDEGRLKIVKLLSEKNRTLQDITGQLNMGKSTVHHHLKILRSAKLVETSGSQYKLKKDALELMYKEIKLYLEQPVN from the coding sequence ATGGAAACATTAAAAATGACTGGAAGACCAAGAGAAACATACGAGGTTCAATTGACTTACTCATTGCTCTGGGAATGTGCGCTTGGGATTGCAGCAATCACGAACTCCAAGCTGCTAAAAACATTAGAAAAACCGGAAAAAGACTGGAATCGTTTAAGAGAATCACTGTCAGAGGAACTACAAAGTCAATTAAACTTTGTAGAAAAAAACAACACATGGAAATCTCTCCTTCAGATTCTTCACCAGAAAGAATTCGAAGACTTGGACGACTATATTTCATATATAGAGAAGCTTGATGAAGTAGAGCTTAGATTTATGTGTCTTCCTATTACAGGACGAAATGATCAAAGGTTGAGACAAAGTGCTGCACAAGGAGATCGGGATGCTGTGCAATCCTTGATGATTGCTTCCGATTATAATCCGTTCTTTCCTCAGTACATAGAATTTATTAGTCAACATGATGCCAGTTTGTTAAAAAAGCATCTGGTTCGTGTCATAACGCTTTGGTTTAAGGAAGTGGTAACACTCGATGCAATAGAGAGGGAAGAGATTTTAAAGAGAGATTTTGATTCGAAGCAGACATTAAAACAAAAGCTGACCTCAGAAGAACTAGTTCAGGTAGCGACAGGAGGTATCTCCTACATTCCGGAACCAAGTGTTCACACAGTTTTACTCATTCCCCAGTACATCTACCGGCCCTGGAGCATAGAAGCAGATATTGAAGGGGTGAAAGTATTTTATTATCCTGTTTCAAATGAAAGTGTCTCTCCGGGTGATCGCTATACGCCTGATCAGTTTCTTGTATTGAAGCATAAAGCTTTAGGAGATGAAGGAAGGCTTAAAATTGTAAAACTGTTATCTGAGAAAAATCGAACATTACAGGATATCACTGGGCAGTTGAATATGGGGAAGTCTACTGTTCACCATCATCTGAAAATTCTCCGCTCTGCAAAACTTGTTGAAACAAGCGGATCCCAATATAAATTGAAAAAGGATGCCCTTGAGTTAATGTATAAAGAAATCAAATTATACCTTGAACAGCCGGTGAATTAA
- a CDS encoding MFS transporter yields MKSPLLRNRSFVSVWTGNGISELGGAFGTFCNSILIYQLTGSTLALGSMWLLYFLPSLVLQLFIGPFIDRWSRKWIMVFSQWMRGLVFLIPLFALMTDSLSVWHIYTVQIAVGLITPFYVPANHAITPSIVSEKHLEQANAYIDGTVRLMMFTAPLLGGLVIEYAGVGATLSFVSMLLLISGFMLLFVQEKRGDAAVRKSWIAEFTEGISYFFTKPTVVWLGVFLAVVQFGVGVTMVTTLPYITEELNGSYADYGYFMAGFPVGYILGAMIIGKIVYHSRRVLMLGSLFIGGLTFIALFFNTSIMLGVMTEVIGGIVMAVFSIHNTTICQKAVPNNLMGKVFSVRLLIIRGVMPLGVLAGGALSEMWGVRPLYLFIGTLICFISLIGIIVPYFKFIDAEKEMPKRAQA; encoded by the coding sequence ATGAAAAGTCCATTACTCCGTAATCGCTCATTTGTTTCTGTATGGACCGGTAATGGGATTTCAGAGCTTGGCGGCGCTTTTGGTACGTTCTGTAATTCTATATTAATTTACCAGCTCACCGGCTCCACTTTAGCACTCGGTAGCATGTGGCTGCTTTACTTCTTGCCTTCATTGGTGCTTCAGTTATTTATTGGCCCATTTATCGACCGATGGAGCAGGAAATGGATCATGGTTTTTTCGCAATGGATGAGAGGGCTTGTGTTTTTGATCCCGCTTTTTGCGCTGATGACAGACAGTCTTTCTGTTTGGCATATTTACACGGTTCAGATTGCAGTCGGGTTAATCACACCTTTTTATGTGCCTGCCAATCATGCAATTACGCCTTCTATTGTTTCTGAAAAGCATCTGGAACAGGCCAATGCCTATATAGATGGGACAGTCAGACTCATGATGTTTACTGCACCGCTGCTTGGCGGTTTGGTGATTGAATATGCCGGTGTGGGTGCAACCCTTTCTTTTGTTTCTATGCTGCTTTTAATCAGCGGGTTTATGCTTCTTTTCGTACAGGAAAAGAGAGGAGATGCGGCAGTAAGGAAATCATGGATCGCAGAATTTACAGAAGGGATATCTTATTTCTTCACAAAGCCGACTGTCGTGTGGCTTGGTGTTTTTCTCGCAGTCGTTCAATTCGGTGTCGGCGTAACGATGGTCACTACACTTCCATATATCACAGAAGAGTTAAATGGCAGTTATGCAGACTATGGCTATTTTATGGCAGGCTTCCCAGTCGGTTATATCCTCGGTGCAATGATCATTGGAAAAATAGTCTATCATAGCCGGAGAGTACTGATGCTGGGTTCTTTATTTATCGGAGGGTTAACCTTCATCGCGTTATTCTTTAATACAAGTATCATGCTGGGCGTCATGACGGAAGTGATTGGTGGCATTGTAATGGCAGTTTTCAGTATTCACAACACCACGATATGCCAGAAGGCTGTACCTAACAATCTGATGGGAAAAGTGTTTTCAGTCAGGCTGCTCATTATAAGAGGTGTAATGCCGCTTGGTGTGCTTGCGGGTGGTGCTCTGAGTGAGATGTGGGGTGTCCGGCCACTGTATTTATTCATCGGTACACTCATATGTTTCATATCACTAATTGGAATCATTGTTCCATACTTTAAGTTTATAGATGCTGAAAAAGAGATGCCAAA